The following is a genomic window from Ignavibacteriota bacterium.
CACTCCATCCACCTGTGCAACCACAGATACGATAGAGGAAGTTCCGCAGCACGTCTTTCCCGCGGGGGGTATGCACCACTTCGGGATGGAACTGCACACCGTAGATGCGTTTCGCAGGATTGCGGATGGCGCAGATCGGAGCATTGGCGGTGTGGCCGATCGCTTCGAAGCCCGGAGGCATGCGCGTAAGATGGTCGCCGTGGCTCATCCAGACCGTCAGTCCGGCATCCCCTTCGATATCGGCGAACAGATCGGAACGGTCATCGATGGTCAGTGCCGCCTGGCCATATTCCCGGCGTGCGGCACGATCCACCTCCCCGCCCAACTGGTGGCCGATCAGCTGCAGGCCGAAGCAGATACCCAGCACCGGGATCCCGAGGTTGAAGATCTCAGGAGAGGAGATCGGCGCACCCTTTTCGTAAGCGCTGTAGGGGCTACCGGAGAGGATGATCCCCTTCGGGTTCAGCTCCCGGATCCGGTCGATGGTCAGGTTGAAGGCGTGGAGTTCAGAATAGACGCCGAGTTCCCGCACCCTGCGCGCAATGAGCTGGGAATACTGGGAACCGTAGTCCAGGATGAGAATACGTTCGGGGTGGGTCATGCGGTAATATAAGGAAAACGGCGGTACGGCACAATTGACAATGGGGCGATCGACAAGCGGCAATTCCATGCGGATTTGACTCCCTGAACAATCAGCAGGCAGCCGGGACCATTTCCCGCCTGCCTGCCGTGTTCCTTCGAATCCCGCCGTTACCTGCCCCGTTTCCGCCCCGCCTTTTTCACGATCGGCTTCAGCAGTTCGGGGATATCCGGACGTGTGGTCTCCTGAAGCGAATAGGTGACCCGGGTGCAGGGCTTTTCGATGGTGATGACGCGCCGGAGGTCGATAGGCGTGCCGATGACCACCGCATCGCACGGCGTCTGGCGGATCGTTGCCTCCAGGTCCTTCATCTGGGCGGTCCCGTACCCCATTGCCGGGAGGAGCATCCCGGTCTTCGGATACTTCTTGAAGGTCGCCGCGATGGACCGCACAGCATACGGGCGCGGATCGATGAGCTCCGCCGCCCCGAACGACTTCGCCGCGATCACCCCGGCACCGTACTGCATCTCGCCGTGCGTGAGCGTCGGACCATCCTCGATGACAAGGACCCTCTTCCCCTTGATCACCGACGGATCGTCCACGGCGATCGGGGATGCGGCCTCGACGATCACCGCATGAGCGTTCATCTCGCGCACGTTCTTCAGGACGGTCTCGATCCCCTCACGCGTGGCGGAATCGACCTTGTTCACCACGATCACATCGGCGAGTCGCACGTTCGTGGCACCGGGGTAATACGACCGTTCATGGCCGGGCCGGTGGGGATCCACGACCGTGATGGTCAGATCGGGTTTGTAGAACGATGTATCGTTATTCCCGCCATCCCACACGATCACATCGGCTTCCTTTTCCGCCTGATGCAGGATCGCTTCATAGTCCACGCCGGCGTAGATGATCGTCCCCTCGACGATGTGCGGTTCATATTCCTCCATCTCCTCCACCGTGCACTTGTGCCGGCGCAGGTCTTCGATCGACGCATAGCGCTGGACCTTCTGTTTCACGAGGTCGCCGTACGGCATCGGGTGACGGATGGCGACGACGCGTTTCCCCTGGCTCCGCAGGAACTGACACACGCGGCGCGATGTCTGGCTCTTGCCCGAGCCGGTCCGCACGGCGACGACAGCGACCACAGGAACCTTTGAAGCGATCATGGTCTGTTCCGCGCCGAGCATGCTAAACGTTGCGCCGCAGGCCATGACCAGCGATGCCTTCTCCATGATGTACTGGAACGACACATCGGAGTAGGAGAACACTACTTCGTCGACGCGGAGCTTTGAGATCAGCTTCGGGAGATCTGCTTCGTCGTAGATGGGGATGCCGCGGGGGTAGAGTTTGCCGGCAAGTGCGGCGGGGTATTTCCTGCCGTCGATGTTCGGGATCTGGGTCGCGGTGAATGCCACCACGACGGTGCTGCGGTCCTTACGATAGACGGTATTGAAGTTGTGGAAGTCCCGTCCGGCCGCGCCCATGATCAACACGCGTTTCTGCTGCATACGATCCTCTCTCAGATAAACCACTGTTCGATGCACTCGGTCCGTTGCACACATGATCCGCTGAGGCTGGCAGCGGAGCTACGTGTCGGGGTCGGGCAGGACGCGGGTCCCTCCGTTGCCATCGATCGCATCGATGAGGTGCTCATAGTTGGTGATGATGGCTTCGCCGCGCTGGCGCGTTGCATACACCATCATCGCTCTGATCTTGGGACCCATACTCCCGGCAGGGAACTGTCCGGCAGCCAGATGTGCCTGGCACTCCGCGACGGTGAGCGTATCGACGGTCCGCTGGGTCGGCTTTCTGTAGTCCAGGCACACCTTCGCCACGTCGGTGCAGATGACGAACATATCGGCGCCGAGCTGGGCCGCAAGGATCGCCGATGTATGGTCCTTGTCGATCACCGCCTCGACGCCTTTGGAGAGGTCGTGATCGTTGAACACCGGGATCCCCCCGCCTCCGCCCGCGAGGACCACGAGGCCGCGGTCGACGCACGCACGGATGGCCTCGAGTTCGATGATCTCCTTAGGTTCCGGGGAGGAAACGACCCTGCGATACCCGCGGGCGGCATCATCCACGATCACCCAGTTGAACAGGTCGCGGTAGCGCTCGGCCTGGTCCTTCGTATAGAAGGGCCCGATGGGTTTGGTGGGATTCTGAAAGGCGGGGTCGTTGGCGTCGACGAGGACCTGGGTGATGAGCGAGACGACGGGCACATGGAGGCCCTCCTGTTGCATGGCCTGCCACATCGCATATTGCAGTACGTAACCGATCTCCCCCTGCGTCGCCGCCACACAGCAATCGAGCGGAAGGCGATAGGCATGGGCGGCAGCCAATTCGGTCCGGGTGAGCATGGCACCCACCTGCGGGCCGTTGCCGTGGGTCAGGACGACACGGTGGCCGGACTTGATG
Proteins encoded in this region:
- a CDS encoding GTPase codes for the protein MQQKRVLIMGAAGRDFHNFNTVYRKDRSTVVVAFTATQIPNIDGRKYPAALAGKLYPRGIPIYDEADLPKLISKLRVDEVVFSYSDVSFQYIMEKASLVMACGATFSMLGAEQTMIASKVPVVAVVAVRTGSGKSQTSRRVCQFLRSQGKRVVAIRHPMPYGDLVKQKVQRYASIEDLRRHKCTVEEMEEYEPHIVEGTIIYAGVDYEAILHQAEKEADVIVWDGGNNDTSFYKPDLTITVVDPHRPGHERSYYPGATNVRLADVIVVNKVDSATREGIETVLKNVREMNAHAVIVEAASPIAVDDPSVIKGKRVLVIEDGPTLTHGEMQYGAGVIAAKSFGAAELIDPRPYAVRSIAATFKKYPKTGMLLPAMGYGTAQMKDLEATIRQTPCDAVVIGTPIDLRRVITIEKPCTRVTYSLQETTRPDIPELLKPIVKKAGRKRGR
- the arcC gene encoding carbamate kinase; this encodes MGKLILVAVGGNALIRAGQKGTAQEQFENAVETANAVIRLIKSGHRVVLTHGNGPQVGAMLTRTELAAAHAYRLPLDCCVAATQGEIGYVLQYAMWQAMQQEGLHVPVVSLITQVLVDANDPAFQNPTKPIGPFYTKDQAERYRDLFNWVIVDDAARGYRRVVSSPEPKEIIELEAIRACVDRGLVVLAGGGGGIPVFNDHDLSKGVEAVIDKDHTSAILAAQLGADMFVICTDVAKVCLDYRKPTQRTVDTLTVAECQAHLAAGQFPAGSMGPKIRAMMVYATRQRGEAIITNYEHLIDAIDGNGGTRVLPDPDT